Below is a genomic region from Zea mays cultivar B73 chromosome 9, Zm-B73-REFERENCE-NAM-5.0, whole genome shotgun sequence.
tgacagcttcctgacttccatgaatagcaatgggcccttggtctgaaggtatcttcatacaaagatatgctgggtgaagaattgcttcaaaagcattaagtgtcccacgaccaatgattgcgttgtaagggtattccatgtcaacgatatcaaacacaacttgttcagtccttgtattattGATAAATCCAAAGGTTACTGGcgtcgtgatcttgccgagcgctacaatctgccttcctccgaagccacaaaggggatgtgtagcatcatggatcttatcttcgggctcttgcatctgtctgaaggccttagcaaatataatatccgctgcactgcctgtgtcaaccaaaacattgtggaccagaaatcctttgataacacaagaaataaccatagcatcgttgtgagggtattccttgagctgaaggtcctcttgggagaaggtaatcgggatgtgggaccatcttgacttgatgaagggtccttgcaccccgacatgttgtacccttctctgtgcctccttcttctgcttcttgttggctggctctgagcatgaaccgtctGTTATCGAGAGTacgagcttcggagccgaagcagctccaacttggttgttaaacgaagccatcagctcagaaagtggaagtgagttcaccggaggtgggcgccaatgttgaggacttgttctcaaatgttatgaattaagaacaaggcaacataaaatgttaaatattaatgtccttcgtccactgaagcattatctccccaaggatttaatgaacttcggacgaaggccatgagcaaaatatcacgaaggtctcaccttcgtgatcagatttataaaacaatgaaaaatgaaatataaagtataaagTATTAGAGGGGAATGTACCAAAAACAAATAATATTATCCACATATTTTGTTATATGAACATAAATATTATAACATAATATTTGGGCAcacttataccttcgccttggcggaaaACAATGATTCAAGCGTAATATGTCcgtgattacaggattgcgtgaacagtgtcgtagtactgttcacctatttataggcataggatgcAACTtgcgtgaaattacatttatgccctttacaatcgactacaataatgacacaaaacatcatgagtctttaagtcaatccatctttaagtcggttcggaccttcgtcttgagatctgtcattgtgccgaagctctatagataatagcttcggccctTGCTCCTGAGAAGATCTGTCATTGTGACGaaggtgttttctttctttagAATCTTCGGcaatgaagcatacccccaacaaggACTTAATTTAAGGTTCCTCTGAGAGATGCTCTTACAAAGGGAAAAAATAATATCTAGAAGGAAACTAAATGATTATTCAAGCAAAATAAATACATCAAGAAGCACAAAAAAGCATTCAAACCCCTAAAGAGGGTTGATAATTATTTAAATTATGGAGTGTGCGTACTGAAGAAATACAAAAATTACAATCCTGTTTGTCAGGCAACGCAGTCCAAACCCAGGCACCCGATCCACATGCTccaaaccacccttctcatctgaaAGCATGACGATAATTTTGTGAGAGAAGAGATGAGTTTTACCAATAATATGTTGAAGTTGAACAAGTGGATATGACTCACAGTACGTGTGTAAGTAATGAACTCAAATGAGCTGCAGAAGGAGATGGAACAAAACTACAAATAGAACCCTTTTGTTTAAAAAAAAACTTATGTTCAAGAGTGGTTTTTTTTTTAGCATGAGCACATTATTGCTTTATTCACCTGTCTAATACATGGACACCTTTATTTAAGCTCATGAGAGAAATCATGTGAAATTAAACAATGCAAGAAAGAGCTATGCAAACAATTAATTATATGCCCACCAAAGGAATTAATTCTTGCGTTGGGCCGGGCAAATATATATATAGCTTTTCCGATCCGTGGTGTTTCTTTGTAcgtagtatatatatataccttTCTAGGTTTTTCGTACATCGGTGGTTGGGGCACTTTGTACAGATCCTCATCCACAGCTTGACTAACGATAACCTTACGCTTCATCACTGGGTATGCAACAGCGGCTTCAGCAGCTCGCACGCCGCCGTCCTGCAACTCGTTGGCGCCGTCACAGTGCTTCTCCACTTCCCTCCTTATCACCTGACACACACTCATCCAGTTACTAATACGCGACGCCGAGCGAATTTAATGAATGAACTCGGATCAGGGAAAACATACCTTGATCTGGGCTGCAGGCTTGCGTTGGAAAGAAGGGGTCCGAAACAAGACAAGCTGTTCCCCGCCGGCGACGCCGCCTTTCTCGCCAaccacgacggcggcggcggcggcgctgccaCGGCAGTTCCAGCGCTTCATCAGCCTGGCCTGCATGGCTGAGTCGAAGTACTGCGTGATGGAGAGATCACTACAGTAGTTCCACATTCCAAACGCCGGGATCTGACACCCCATCATCTTCTGATATAGATAGTACAACAGTAAAAATATATACTCACGGTTAGACAGACAGAGAACTAAGAGAAGTGAAGAATAACATCTCATTCCAGCAGAAAGAAACGATGCTAGCTAGTAATAGCTTCAAATATACGAGTCTTTGCATGCAGAATCCTGTTTAATTTGGATCTGACTCACCTCCATCTCCATGCAATGTCGTCGACGACAGGAGACTCTCCTACATCCCAAGAGGGCCAGATGAGGTGGTCAGGCCATATATAGCTTTTAGGCGCGCGGTCTGGTGGTGCAGCCCAGAGATGCGGTGATGCAGCGTGCACATTTATATGGACGAGTGTTTTGTCGCGGTCATGGGGTTCATGCATTGGCGGTGGCAGTGCAGACTGCAGAGTGCATGCACGCAGGCCGGCCAGAGGAGCGTCTGCCATTGATGGCGGCACGTAAACGGAAGGGGCCAAAAGGCTGGGCAGCATGCAGATGGCCGGAAAACCAAATTATAATAATGGTTCGCGCTGCACGCAGATCTGCTGAATGATTTGGATACGCATCAAGCTGCGCAGGAGTAGTAATGCCATGCATGTGGCAGTAGTAGTAACGCTATGTGCATGTAATTATTTAAGGACATGCATGCCTGTTGCTAACTCTTATATGCAAGCTAATATTGAATCCATTTTAACAACAGGAAAAACAATTTGACATCTAGCATGGATCA
It encodes:
- the LOC100382309 gene encoding uncharacterized protein isoform X1 yields the protein MEMEMMGCQIPAFGMWNYCSDLSITQYFDSAMQARLMKRWNCRGSAAAAAVVVGEKGGVAGGEQLVLFRTPSFQRKPAAQIKVIRREVEKHCDGANELQDGGVRAAEAAVAYPVMKRKVIVSQAVDEDLYKVPQPPMYEKPRKMRRVVWSMWIGCLGLDCVA
- the LOC100382309 gene encoding uncharacterized protein LOC100382309 — its product is MEMEKMMGCQIPAFGMWNYCSDLSITQYFDSAMQARLMKRWNCRGSAAAAAVVVGEKGGVAGGEQLVLFRTPSFQRKPAAQIKVIRREVEKHCDGANELQDGGVRAAEAAVAYPVMKRKVIVSQAVDEDLYKVPQPPMYEKPRKMRRVVWSMWIGCLGLDCVA